Proteins encoded together in one uncultured Desulfosarcina sp. window:
- a CDS encoding aldehyde ferredoxin oxidoreductase N-terminal domain-containing protein encodes MRYAETGYHLEIDLTRGNIERVATDPKDTELYLGGLGTNAKIMWDRVPPEVDAFSPDNLLIFAAGLLCGTPATGCNRTIVTTISPQTKLLAFSMMGGFWAPELKYAGYDKVILRGKSPDLVYIWIKDDKVEIRDASHLAGKGAVETASLICEELKEPKAQVAAIGLAGENRVFFASIEQGRSSASRQGIGAVMGDKGVKAIAVRGTRDIHLARPADFMALCSEVLEYIKFRNENPIPGVMPILAGLGSPQEMKVHDEKWHTENFMWGNSRERRKEFWNEEIARDWTQTMEDMRTRLISCYNCPMTCGATISPPGKPTYMMKCFSKLTYTMAAYSNLEFGLGIAQSATEYGVDGFSAPQVMAFALELLENGILSDDDFPGMPEDSEGRFHWLLDRIVRREGIGDVLADGTYWAAKAIGNGAEAYAHNNIKKHEQLPLKLSMLNPIYFLMYATGEKMNITQIEGQFPQAPYPKPEHREAFVKDWFQVPHEKFKQYFLDWEPRGEKSIPYFPTPEMCCDIVDWQERMHYIDDALGMCAGLSSFPLKPPYHIHNYPKFISAGAGIEMDEEKLTRAAKRYRTLVRAINTSRGLRRKDDRPPENHWKKRFPELEKELLDTYYAFKGWNEQGIPTKESLHDLGLDYVYEEFEKRGIYSKTAEPPTPKDPVEPGGEV; translated from the coding sequence ATGAGGTACGCAGAAACAGGGTATCATTTGGAAATCGATCTGACCCGCGGAAACATCGAGCGGGTGGCGACGGACCCCAAGGATACCGAACTGTATCTGGGCGGGCTGGGCACCAATGCCAAGATCATGTGGGATCGGGTGCCCCCCGAAGTCGATGCGTTTTCGCCCGACAACCTGCTGATCTTCGCCGCCGGCCTGTTGTGCGGTACACCGGCCACGGGCTGCAACCGTACCATCGTAACCACCATCTCCCCGCAGACGAAATTGCTGGCTTTTTCCATGATGGGCGGATTCTGGGCGCCCGAATTGAAATACGCCGGCTATGACAAGGTGATCCTGCGGGGCAAATCCCCGGACCTGGTCTACATATGGATCAAGGACGACAAGGTGGAAATCCGCGACGCCAGCCATCTTGCGGGCAAAGGGGCCGTGGAGACGGCCAGCCTGATCTGCGAGGAACTGAAGGAGCCCAAGGCCCAGGTGGCCGCCATCGGCCTGGCCGGCGAGAACCGGGTCTTTTTTGCCTCCATCGAGCAGGGCCGCTCCAGCGCCAGCCGACAGGGCATCGGGGCCGTGATGGGCGACAAAGGGGTCAAGGCCATCGCCGTGCGCGGAACCCGTGACATTCACCTGGCCCGCCCGGCCGACTTCATGGCGCTTTGCAGCGAGGTGCTCGAATACATCAAGTTCCGCAACGAAAACCCCATACCGGGCGTCATGCCGATTCTGGCGGGCCTGGGATCGCCCCAGGAGATGAAGGTCCATGACGAGAAGTGGCATACCGAGAATTTCATGTGGGGCAATTCCAGAGAGCGCCGCAAAGAATTCTGGAACGAGGAGATCGCCCGGGACTGGACCCAAACCATGGAGGACATGCGCACGCGCCTGATCAGCTGCTACAACTGCCCTATGACCTGCGGCGCCACCATCTCCCCGCCGGGCAAGCCGACCTACATGATGAAATGCTTTTCCAAGCTGACGTACACCATGGCGGCCTACTCGAACCTGGAATTCGGCCTGGGGATCGCCCAGAGCGCTACCGAGTACGGGGTGGACGGCTTTTCGGCCCCCCAGGTAATGGCCTTTGCCCTGGAGCTGCTGGAAAACGGCATCCTGTCGGACGACGACTTCCCGGGCATGCCGGAAGACAGCGAAGGCCGCTTTCATTGGCTGCTGGACCGCATCGTCCGGCGGGAAGGCATCGGCGACGTGCTGGCCGACGGCACCTACTGGGCGGCCAAAGCGATTGGCAACGGGGCCGAAGCATACGCCCACAACAACATCAAGAAGCACGAGCAGCTGCCCCTCAAGCTTTCCATGCTCAATCCCATCTATTTTCTGATGTACGCCACCGGCGAGAAGATGAACATCACCCAGATCGAAGGTCAGTTTCCCCAGGCGCCCTATCCCAAACCAGAGCATCGGGAAGCCTTTGTAAAGGACTGGTTCCAAGTGCCCCACGAGAAGTTCAAGCAGTATTTTCTGGACTGGGAGCCCCGCGGCGAAAAATCGATTCCCTATTTCCCCACGCCCGAGATGTGCTGCGACATCGTCGACTGGCAGGAGCGCATGCACTACATCGACGACGCCCTGGGCATGTGCGCCGGACTCTCTTCTTTCCCGCTCAAGCCGCCCTACCACATCCACAACTACCCGAAATTCATCTCTGCCGGAGCCGGCATCGAGATGGATGAAGAGAAGTTGACCCGGGCCGCCAAGCGCTATCGCACCCTGGTGCGGGCCATTAACACCAGTCGTGGGCTGCGCCGCAAGGATGACCGGCCCCCTGAAAACCACTGGAAAAAGCGCTTCCCCGAACTGGAAAAAGAACTTCTGGACACCTACTACGCTTTCAAGGGCTGGAATGAGCAGGGGATCCCCACCAAGGAATCCCTGCACGATTTAGGGTTGGACTACGTGTACGAGGAATTCGAGAAACGGGGCATCTACTCGAAAACGGCCGAGCCGCCTACCCCAAAAGATCCGGTTGAACCGGGCGGGGAGGTGTAG
- a CDS encoding DUF2080 family transposase-associated protein, protein MTTPEQQTRQKKNGDESATSPTPAKTEFRIFGEEMIEKRVKTSGKTGRIYLPGDWVGKQVKIVRID, encoded by the coding sequence ATGACCACCCCCGAACAGCAAACCCGTCAGAAGAAAAACGGCGACGAGTCGGCAACTTCCCCTACGCCCGCCAAGACCGAATTCAGGATTTTCGGGGAGGAGATGATCGAAAAGCGCGTCAAGACCAGCGGGAAAACCGGAAGGATCTATCTGCCCGGCGACTGGGTGGGTAAACAGGTGAAAATCGTTCGCATCGACTGA
- a CDS encoding L,D-transpeptidase family protein, with protein sequence MKFFRHNVIFLLAAALLLSPLTVMAGAPHLQETTELKRLLEAMAPHFVSAPDTAADKLWNPVARFYRLIGYRMVWMDTDGLTPQGESLLQIMGNASENGLAPEAYFPPQAANPGSLPMGLTEPLEAMRPSPAVQMDMMLTDALLRYAADLSRGRVAPQSLDVPWVSDRQLPDRDFPSELAAAFNAGYLWDFLNGLPPGQPAYAGLKAALQQYERIRSRGGWEPIEAGPSLRREDRNPRIAVLRSRLFATGDIPPCTPEVADYFDADLEAAVMRFQDRHGLKPDGVVGKKTLAVLNVPVERRIAQLKLNMERCRWYPDSFGQRYLLVNIPDYTLNIVENDRVIQRIRVIVGRPNHQTPNLSGRLTYLEINPYWNVPTKIARKEILPKIKEDPEYLVRQGIKVFDSWDETASPIDPESIAWEGVSKNYFPYRLRQDPSAINALGQVKFIFPNSQAVYIHDTPAKSLFEEHRRSFSHGCVRLESPFELARYLLRDQSRNLNSLEETVHSGQHRIVVLKESIPVHLVYFTAWMGPSGEINFREDIYDQDRELEMALNQRTVPTLFCRMENSAGPMLAKYTLPECYQ encoded by the coding sequence ATGAAGTTTTTCAGGCATAATGTCATTTTTCTCCTGGCGGCCGCGCTTCTCCTGTCACCGTTGACAGTGATGGCGGGGGCACCGCATCTTCAGGAGACAACCGAACTGAAGCGACTGCTGGAAGCGATGGCCCCGCATTTCGTTTCCGCCCCGGATACCGCCGCGGACAAACTCTGGAACCCGGTGGCGCGATTCTACCGCCTGATCGGTTATCGGATGGTGTGGATGGACACCGATGGCCTCACCCCGCAGGGTGAAAGCCTTCTGCAGATAATGGGAAATGCCTCGGAAAACGGCCTCGCACCGGAGGCGTATTTTCCGCCGCAGGCGGCAAATCCGGGCAGCCTGCCCATGGGATTGACCGAGCCATTGGAGGCGATGCGACCGTCTCCTGCCGTTCAGATGGATATGATGCTCACCGACGCTCTGCTCCGCTATGCCGCCGATCTTTCCCGGGGTCGCGTTGCGCCGCAGTCCCTTGACGTGCCCTGGGTCAGTGACCGACAGCTGCCGGATCGGGATTTCCCTAGCGAGTTGGCGGCAGCGTTCAATGCCGGTTATCTGTGGGATTTTCTAAATGGACTGCCCCCCGGACAGCCCGCGTATGCCGGTCTGAAAGCGGCGCTGCAGCAATATGAACGGATCCGTTCGCGTGGCGGGTGGGAGCCCATCGAGGCCGGCCCCTCCCTGCGACGGGAGGATCGAAATCCACGCATAGCGGTGCTGCGCAGCCGATTGTTCGCCACCGGGGATATCCCCCCCTGTACGCCGGAGGTCGCGGATTACTTCGATGCCGACCTGGAAGCAGCGGTCATGCGTTTCCAGGATCGTCATGGACTGAAGCCCGACGGCGTGGTTGGCAAAAAGACGCTGGCTGTACTGAACGTTCCCGTCGAAAGGCGCATCGCGCAGTTGAAATTGAATATGGAACGCTGTCGCTGGTACCCGGACAGTTTCGGCCAGCGCTACCTGCTGGTCAACATCCCCGATTACACGCTGAATATTGTGGAAAACGACCGGGTGATCCAACGCATTCGCGTGATCGTCGGCCGGCCGAACCACCAGACCCCCAACCTTTCCGGCCGCCTGACCTATCTGGAGATCAACCCCTATTGGAATGTTCCGACAAAAATCGCCAGGAAGGAAATCCTGCCGAAGATCAAAGAGGACCCCGAATACCTGGTCCGGCAGGGGATCAAGGTGTTTGACAGCTGGGATGAAACGGCATCTCCCATCGACCCGGAATCCATCGCCTGGGAAGGGGTTTCCAAAAATTATTTCCCTTACCGCCTGCGCCAAGATCCTTCGGCAATCAACGCCCTGGGCCAGGTGAAGTTCATTTTCCCCAACAGCCAGGCTGTCTATATTCACGACACGCCGGCAAAATCCCTCTTCGAGGAGCACCGCCGCAGTTTTTCGCACGGATGCGTAAGGCTCGAATCTCCCTTTGAATTGGCCCGGTATCTGCTGCGCGACCAGTCCCGGAATCTCAACAGCCTGGAAGAAACCGTCCACAGCGGCCAACACAGGATCGTCGTCCTCAAAGAGTCTATCCCGGTTCATCTGGTCTATTTTACCGCCTGGATGGGACCATCGGGAGAGATCAACTTCCGGGAAGATATTTACGACCAGGACCGCGAACTTGAAATGGCCCTGAACCAGCGGACCGTGCCCACCTTATTCTGCCGTATGGAGAATTCAGCAGGGCCGATGCTGGCTAAATATACCCTTCCGGAATGCTACCAATAA
- a CDS encoding oligopeptide/dipeptide ABC transporter ATP-binding protein: MTASTNNNEALLQVENLKMHFPIRGGVLRRKVGAVYAVDGVSLTVENGQTLGLVGESGCGKTTVGRCILRLLKPTDGKVVFQGKDLLTADGSAMRKSRRQLQMIFQDPFESLNARHTVGDILAEPFLIHGMGDSRQRRQAVGELLERVGLADDASNRFPHEFSGGQRQRIGIARSIALKPKLVVCDEPVSALDVSIQSQILNLLLELQREMGLSYLFIAHDLAVVKHVSDRIAVMYLGRIVEYATAETLYESPLHPYTQALIAAIPDPDPDRRDAPQPVLQGDVPSPIHPPAGCHFHPRCPYARSRCKTESPILAPYPQPGNDHLAACHYAGRLEEK; the protein is encoded by the coding sequence ATGACGGCATCGACAAACAATAACGAGGCGCTGCTTCAGGTGGAAAACCTGAAAATGCACTTTCCCATCCGTGGCGGCGTGCTGCGCAGAAAGGTGGGCGCGGTTTACGCGGTGGACGGGGTATCCCTAACGGTGGAAAACGGCCAGACGCTGGGGCTGGTAGGGGAATCCGGCTGCGGAAAGACCACCGTGGGGCGCTGCATCCTGCGGCTGCTGAAGCCCACGGACGGAAAGGTGGTGTTTCAGGGAAAAGATCTGCTCACCGCCGACGGCAGCGCCATGAGAAAAAGCCGCCGCCAGCTGCAGATGATCTTCCAGGACCCGTTCGAGTCCCTCAACGCGCGCCATACGGTGGGCGATATCCTGGCCGAGCCCTTTTTGATCCACGGCATGGGCGACAGCCGGCAGCGTCGGCAGGCCGTGGGCGAACTGCTGGAGCGGGTGGGATTGGCCGACGATGCCAGCAACCGATTTCCCCACGAGTTTTCCGGCGGCCAGCGGCAGCGCATCGGCATCGCCCGGTCTATCGCCCTGAAGCCCAAGCTGGTGGTCTGCGACGAGCCGGTGTCGGCCCTGGATGTTTCCATTCAGTCCCAGATTCTCAACCTGCTGCTGGAATTGCAGCGGGAGATGGGGCTAAGCTACCTGTTCATCGCCCATGACCTGGCCGTGGTCAAACACGTGTCCGACCGCATTGCCGTCATGTATCTGGGACGGATCGTCGAATATGCGACGGCCGAAACGCTTTACGAAAGCCCGCTGCATCCCTACACGCAAGCGCTCATCGCAGCCATCCCCGATCCGGACCCGGACAGACGGGATGCACCGCAGCCGGTGCTGCAGGGCGATGTGCCTTCTCCCATCCACCCGCCGGCGGGATGCCATTTCCATCCCCGCTGCCCCTATGCACGCTCCCGCTGTAAAACCGAATCCCCGATTTTGGCGCCATACCCGCAACCCGGCAACGACCACCTGGCGGCTTGTCATTATGCCGGCCGGCTGGAGGAGAAATAA
- a CDS encoding ABC transporter ATP-binding protein, whose amino-acid sequence MNEHRTILTIDRLVAAFDTESGRVQAVDGVSLAIKSGSILGLVGESGCGKSVTALSIMRLLPRPAGVIESGSISLNGTDLVQLPAEEMQRIRGGRIAMIFQEPMTALNPVHRIGRQLLEVFEMHRPELDGDDRFAAAVNLMQRVGIPEARERMAAYPHQISGGMRQRVMIAMALAGKPDVLIADEPTTALDVTIQAQILDLILDLQKETGMAVIFITHDLGVIARICEDVAVMYAGQIVESAPVRALFKDPQHPYTQGLLAAMPRLTSAAKRPLPIIRGTVPALDQLPPGCRFQNRCPHVMDQCKKKLPEPVQVDDTHWARCFLLEAHDGIDKQ is encoded by the coding sequence ATGAATGAGCACCGAACCATCCTGACCATCGACCGCCTGGTGGCTGCCTTCGACACCGAAAGCGGACGGGTGCAGGCCGTCGACGGCGTTAGCCTGGCCATCAAGTCCGGCAGCATTCTCGGGCTGGTGGGTGAGTCGGGCTGCGGCAAGAGCGTGACCGCCCTGTCCATCATGCGACTGCTACCCCGTCCGGCCGGGGTCATCGAGAGCGGCTCCATAAGCTTGAACGGAACGGATCTGGTTCAATTGCCGGCGGAAGAGATGCAGCGGATCAGGGGCGGAAGAATCGCCATGATTTTCCAGGAGCCCATGACGGCGCTGAATCCGGTCCATCGTATCGGCCGCCAGCTGCTGGAAGTATTCGAGATGCATCGTCCGGAGCTGGACGGCGACGACCGTTTCGCGGCTGCCGTGAATCTGATGCAGCGCGTGGGGATTCCCGAAGCCCGGGAACGCATGGCGGCCTATCCCCATCAGATATCCGGCGGTATGCGGCAGCGGGTGATGATCGCCATGGCCCTGGCCGGAAAACCGGATGTGCTCATCGCAGACGAACCGACCACGGCGCTGGATGTCACCATCCAGGCCCAGATCCTGGATCTGATCCTGGACCTGCAGAAAGAGACCGGTATGGCCGTGATCTTCATTACCCATGACCTGGGCGTCATCGCCCGGATCTGCGAGGATGTGGCCGTGATGTACGCCGGGCAGATTGTCGAATCCGCGCCGGTAAGGGCGCTATTCAAAGACCCGCAGCATCCGTATACCCAGGGCCTGCTGGCCGCCATGCCGAGGCTTACATCGGCGGCCAAGCGCCCCTTGCCCATCATCCGGGGGACTGTGCCCGCGCTGGACCAATTGCCTCCGGGCTGCCGGTTTCAGAACCGTTGCCCCCATGTGATGGACCAATGCAAAAAGAAATTGCCGGAACCGGTGCAGGTAGACGACACGCACTGGGCCCGCTGTTTTTTACTGGAGGCCCATGACGGCATCGACAAACAATAA
- a CDS encoding extracellular solute-binding protein encodes MLFFSIVVAGCAPEKDPSAADGSGQRDTETVQPAPMPVRESLPEDIQWLTNESDPVFADPEAQKGGTLHLALDSFPLTFRVVGPDSNTSFRSAILGNQLSLTGIHPNTLNIVPELATHWAYGSDKKTMYFRLDPAARWSDGVPVTAGDFAYTLDFMRSPFIVAPWYNDYYTNEIERVIVYDDHTLAVVSTKAQPDLHLKISIGPTPRHFFDPLDQDFIRKTNWSVVPNTGPYQIDRFRKGRYVRFARKKNWWARDRRYFKHRFNVDTVLYKVIRDPNLQWEYFKKGKLDVYPATIPKYWHIKTRTPVVEKGYVHKMWFFNDTPQSAMGLWMNLDREIFKDINLRYAFAHAMNVEKVITQVLRNDYFRLESAYVGYGPYTDTSIRARRYDLDKVREYMTRSGWQRGPDGIWAKNGRRYSVEVVYYRDDHTQRLVVLKEEARKAGIELNLLKLDPSTAFKKILEKRHDVAWLGWSTGMRPHFWEFWHSVNAHKGQTNNVTNTDDPEMDRLIDAYRNSLDEQERIDLAHRIQQRVHEIGAYVPTFMVPYFREVYWRWWRLPDPPATRTSGSLFSAFDSSSGGLFWFDPQLAEQTRKAMADGVAFPPVTLRDETYKP; translated from the coding sequence ATGCTGTTTTTCAGCATTGTCGTTGCCGGGTGCGCACCGGAAAAAGACCCTTCGGCAGCGGATGGGTCCGGGCAGAGGGACACAGAGACGGTTCAACCGGCACCCATGCCGGTGCGCGAGAGCCTGCCAGAGGACATCCAATGGCTCACCAACGAAAGCGACCCGGTTTTTGCCGATCCGGAAGCCCAGAAGGGCGGCACCCTGCACCTGGCCCTGGACTCGTTTCCGCTGACCTTCCGGGTGGTGGGCCCGGATTCCAACACCAGTTTTCGCAGTGCCATTCTCGGCAACCAGTTGAGCCTGACCGGCATCCATCCCAACACCCTGAATATCGTTCCCGAGCTGGCCACCCACTGGGCCTACGGCAGCGACAAGAAAACCATGTACTTCCGGCTCGATCCGGCCGCCCGCTGGTCCGACGGCGTGCCGGTCACAGCGGGCGACTTTGCCTACACCCTGGATTTCATGCGGTCCCCTTTCATCGTGGCGCCCTGGTACAACGATTACTACACCAACGAGATCGAGCGGGTGATCGTTTACGACGACCACACCCTGGCGGTGGTCAGTACCAAGGCCCAGCCGGATCTGCACCTGAAAATCAGCATCGGCCCGACCCCCCGGCATTTTTTCGATCCCCTGGATCAGGATTTCATCCGCAAGACCAACTGGTCCGTGGTGCCCAATACCGGCCCCTACCAGATCGACCGCTTCCGTAAGGGGCGCTACGTGCGCTTTGCACGCAAAAAAAACTGGTGGGCCAGGGACCGGCGCTATTTCAAGCACCGTTTCAACGTGGACACGGTGCTCTATAAGGTGATCCGCGATCCCAACCTCCAGTGGGAGTATTTCAAGAAAGGCAAGCTGGACGTCTATCCGGCCACCATCCCCAAGTACTGGCATATCAAAACGCGTACCCCCGTGGTGGAAAAGGGATACGTTCACAAAATGTGGTTTTTCAACGACACCCCCCAGTCGGCCATGGGCCTGTGGATGAACCTGGATCGCGAAATCTTCAAGGATATCAACCTGCGCTATGCCTTCGCCCATGCCATGAACGTGGAAAAGGTGATCACCCAGGTGCTGCGCAACGATTATTTTCGTTTGGAGAGCGCCTATGTAGGCTACGGCCCGTACACCGATACGAGTATCAGGGCGCGCCGCTACGACCTGGACAAGGTGAGAGAGTACATGACCCGATCGGGCTGGCAGCGAGGTCCCGACGGCATCTGGGCTAAAAACGGCCGGCGCTACAGCGTGGAAGTGGTCTACTACCGGGACGATCACACCCAGCGGCTGGTGGTTCTCAAGGAGGAGGCCCGCAAGGCGGGCATCGAACTGAACCTGCTCAAACTCGATCCGTCCACGGCTTTCAAGAAGATCCTCGAAAAGCGGCACGACGTGGCCTGGCTGGGGTGGAGCACGGGGATGCGTCCCCATTTCTGGGAGTTCTGGCATTCGGTCAACGCCCACAAGGGACAGACCAACAATGTGACCAACACCGATGATCCGGAGATGGACCGGCTCATCGATGCTTACCGCAATTCTTTGGACGAACAGGAGCGCATCGACCTGGCCCATCGCATCCAGCAGCGGGTACATGAGATCGGCGCCTATGTGCCCACTTTCATGGTGCCTTATTTCCGGGAGGTGTACTGGCGCTGGTGGCGGCTGCCGGACCCGCCGGCAACACGAACCTCGGGCAGTCTGTTCAGCGCGTTCGACAGTTCCAGCGGCGGCCTGTTCTGGTTCGATCCGCAATTGGCCGAGCAGACCCGCAAAGCCATGGCCGATGGCGTTGCTTTCCCTCCGGTGACGCTAAGGGACGAAACGTACAAACCATGA
- a CDS encoding ABC transporter permease subunit: MALSPLTLKKLKRFRAIKRGYYAFVLLLVLILGSLGAELLVNNRALIVRYQGNWYFPTYGDIIPGTVFGLAYDYETNYRQLAQRFSQEKAGNWVLLPPVPYNPYENDLRKDSLPPEPPSFQRRHFLGTDTSGRDVLARLVYGFRIAIWFSIALLVSTYVVGISVGCAMGYYGGWFDILLQRIIEIWSTVPFLYVVIIISSIVVPNFWWLIGIMVIFGWMGMTWTIRTVTYKEKARDYVLAAKALGASDLRIIFRHILPNTVSLIVTYIPFSISGGIVALTSLDYLGFGLPPPTPSWGELLQQAWANFSAWWLGFSVIIAMVVTLVAVTFVGEAVREAFDPKMHTVYE; this comes from the coding sequence ATGGCACTCAGTCCCCTGACCCTGAAAAAGCTGAAACGGTTTCGCGCCATCAAGCGCGGCTACTATGCTTTCGTGCTGCTGCTGGTCCTGATCCTGGGATCGCTGGGAGCCGAACTGCTCGTCAACAACCGCGCCCTGATCGTCCGTTACCAGGGCAATTGGTACTTCCCCACCTATGGCGATATCATCCCCGGAACGGTCTTCGGCCTGGCGTACGATTACGAGACCAACTACCGGCAGTTGGCCCAGCGTTTTTCTCAGGAGAAGGCGGGCAACTGGGTGCTTCTGCCGCCGGTGCCCTACAACCCATACGAGAACGATCTGCGGAAAGACAGCCTGCCGCCGGAACCGCCCTCGTTCCAACGGCGCCATTTTCTCGGGACCGACACCTCCGGCCGGGATGTGCTGGCCAGGCTGGTCTACGGGTTCCGCATCGCCATCTGGTTCTCCATTGCGCTGCTGGTGAGCACTTACGTGGTGGGCATCAGCGTCGGCTGCGCCATGGGCTACTACGGCGGGTGGTTCGACATTCTACTTCAGCGTATCATCGAAATCTGGTCGACGGTGCCGTTTTTGTATGTGGTCATCATCATCTCCTCCATCGTGGTTCCCAATTTCTGGTGGCTGATCGGCATCATGGTGATTTTCGGCTGGATGGGCATGACCTGGACCATCCGCACGGTGACCTACAAGGAGAAGGCCCGGGATTACGTGCTGGCGGCCAAGGCGCTGGGGGCCTCGGACCTGCGGATCATCTTCAGACACATTTTGCCCAACACCGTATCGCTGATTGTTACCTACATCCCTTTTTCCATCTCCGGCGGCATCGTGGCCCTGACCTCGCTGGACTACCTGGGGTTCGGCCTGCCGCCGCCCACGCCCAGTTGGGGAGAGCTGCTGCAGCAGGCCTGGGCCAACTTCAGCGCCTGGTGGTTGGGGTTCTCCGTGATTATCGCCATGGTTGTCACCCTGGTGGCCGTCACTTTCGTGGGCGAAGCGGTGCGCGAGGCCTTTGATCCCAAGATGCATACGGTTTATGAGTGA
- a CDS encoding ABC transporter permease subunit → MTAYFIRRFLLVVPTFVGITVLIFVITRFVPGGPIERIIAQAQQQALEGGGGAAVSETIQRQPLSDDQIELLKQYYGFNKPALVSYALWLGKIVRGDLGTSTRYYDPVWEMIRDRIPISLYFGLLTMVAMYGICIPLGIAKAIRHKSVFDDASSVLVFIGYAIPGWVAGILMILLFASHWEVFPLGELVGENFENLSLWGKVLDLAWHTVMPLAAYLIGAFSFMTFLMKNTLMDNLAADYVRTAMAKGLTFKGAVFGHALRNSLIPIATTFGNNISVILSGSFLVEKVFNIDGMGLLGYESVVERDYPVVMGVLAISSILFLVGNILSDMCVAAVDPRVKFE, encoded by the coding sequence ATGACCGCATACTTCATTCGCCGTTTCTTGCTCGTCGTGCCAACCTTTGTCGGGATCACGGTTCTCATTTTCGTGATTACCCGCTTCGTGCCCGGCGGTCCCATCGAGCGGATCATCGCCCAGGCCCAGCAGCAGGCCCTGGAAGGCGGGGGGGGCGCTGCCGTATCCGAGACGATCCAGCGCCAACCCCTGTCCGACGACCAGATCGAACTGCTGAAACAGTACTACGGTTTCAACAAGCCCGCCCTGGTCAGCTACGCCCTCTGGCTGGGAAAAATCGTGCGCGGGGACCTGGGCACCTCCACCCGCTACTATGACCCGGTGTGGGAGATGATCCGGGACCGGATTCCCATCTCACTTTACTTCGGCCTGTTGACCATGGTGGCCATGTACGGGATCTGCATTCCTTTGGGCATTGCCAAGGCGATTCGTCATAAGAGCGTTTTCGACGACGCCTCGTCCGTCCTGGTTTTTATCGGCTATGCCATCCCCGGCTGGGTGGCCGGCATCCTGATGATCCTGCTGTTCGCCTCCCACTGGGAAGTGTTCCCCCTGGGAGAACTGGTCGGCGAGAATTTCGAAAACCTCTCGTTATGGGGCAAAGTGCTGGATCTGGCATGGCATACGGTGATGCCGCTGGCGGCCTACCTGATCGGCGCCTTCAGCTTCATGACCTTTCTGATGAAAAATACCCTGATGGACAACCTGGCCGCCGATTACGTCCGCACGGCCATGGCCAAGGGGCTCACCTTCAAGGGCGCCGTTTTCGGGCACGCCTTGAGAAACAGCCTGATCCCCATCGCCACCACGTTCGGCAACAACATCAGCGTGATTCTTTCCGGCTCTTTTCTGGTGGAGAAGGTATTCAATATCGACGGCATGGGACTGCTGGGATACGAATCCGTGGTGGAACGGGACTACCCGGTGGTCATGGGCGTACTGGCGATTTCCAGCATTCTGTTCCTGGTGGGCAACATTCTGTCCGACATGTGCGTGGCAGCCGTTGACCCGCGGGTGAAATTCGAATAG